One stretch of Oncorhynchus keta strain PuntledgeMale-10-30-2019 chromosome 16, Oket_V2, whole genome shotgun sequence DNA includes these proteins:
- the LOC118383269 gene encoding CD209 antigen-like protein C isoform X1 — MDRKHSKLLEMSEDIYAEPDMTKKVKFNRGEMKERIVDIYVSADTLRDGETSTKREETADTAPNNGPGDQHSVHFQWWKRISGVAAVCLGLLCVLLLAGIIGLSVQYVSKNSSAERDKLQNSYNNLTKERDQLQNSYNNLTRERDQLQTSYNNLTKERDQLQTSNNNLTRERDQLQTDRDFLSGRLTNCKQTCPEGWQKFESSWYFLSETTEKTWEKSRKDCLERGADLVIINSDKEQEFLFNLKKAVWIGLTDSVKEGTWKWVDGTPLTTGYWYDKQPDNAGPTQNEDCAEIRNDQLPLKAWNDLSCDSKLNWICEKAL; from the exons ATGGACAGAAAACACAGTAAGTTATTGGAGATGTCTGAGGACATCTATGCTGAGCCAGATATGACCAAGAAGGTCAAGTTTAACAGAggtgagatgaaggagaggattGTGGATATCTACGTCAGTGCAGACACCCTGAGAGACGGTGAGACCAGCAccaagagagaagagacagcagACACTGCTCCTAATAATGGACCAGGAGACCAgcactcag TACATTTTCAGTGGTGGAAGAGAATCTCTGGAGTTGCTGCAGTGTGTCTGGGGCTGCTGTGTGTTCTCCTACTGGCTGGGATCATAGGCCTGTCTGTCCAAT ATGTCTCAAAGAACtcatctgcagagagagacaagctACAGAACAgttacaacaacctgactaaagagagagaccagctacagaacagttacaacaacctgactagagagagagaccagttacagaccagttacaacaacctgactaaagagagagaccagctacagaccagtaaCAACAACCTGACTAGAGAAAGAGACCAACTACAGACTGACAGAGATTTTCTTAGCGGGAGGCTTACCAATTGCA AACAAACCTGTCCTGAAGGCTGGCAGAAATTTGAATCCAGTTGGTACTTCCTCTCTGAGACGACTGAGAAAACCTGGGAGAAGAGCAGAAAGGACtgtctggagagaggagcagacctgGTGATCATAAACAGTGATAAGGAACAg GAGTTTCTCTTCAACCTCAAGAAGGCAGTCTGGATTGGTCTGACTGACTCTGTTAAGGAGGGGACCTGGAAATGGGTGGACGGCACCCCACTGACCACAGG gtactggtatgaCAAACAGCCTGATAATGCAGGTCCTACTCAGAACGAGGACTGTGCTGAGATACGTAATGACCAGCTTCCTCTAAAGGCATGGAACGACTTGTCATGTGACAGCAAACTCAACTGGATTTGTGAGAAAGCGTTGTAA